In Paeniglutamicibacter kerguelensis, one genomic interval encodes:
- a CDS encoding slipin family protein produces MVLTIVIYVVVILLAILLAVLAIHVVKQYEKGVVFRLGRVIGARKPGLVIIIPVIDRLTKVSLRIITLPIQSQGIITRDNVSVDVSAVAYFRVVDAVKSVVAIENVNAAIDQIAQTTLRKVVGQHTLDETLAETDVINSGIREVLDVTTLEWGVEVTLVELKDIQLPDSMKRAMARQAEAEREKRAKIIAAEGESLAAAALGKASDTMMAHPLALQLRNLQTLVELGVDKNSTVVFPAPLMSTISELGTFLARENDSASRAAGSVAALAVKPAEEEGRHLAA; encoded by the coding sequence ATGGTACTCACCATCGTCATCTACGTGGTTGTCATTTTGCTGGCAATCCTGCTTGCCGTGCTTGCCATCCACGTGGTCAAGCAATATGAAAAGGGCGTGGTCTTCCGTCTGGGCCGCGTCATCGGCGCAAGGAAACCGGGTCTGGTGATCATCATCCCCGTGATCGACCGGCTGACGAAGGTCTCCCTGCGAATCATCACGCTGCCCATCCAGTCCCAGGGCATCATCACGCGGGACAACGTCAGCGTCGATGTCTCGGCAGTCGCGTACTTCCGTGTCGTTGATGCTGTGAAGTCGGTGGTTGCCATCGAAAACGTCAACGCGGCCATCGACCAAATCGCCCAGACTACCTTGCGCAAGGTGGTTGGCCAGCACACCCTTGATGAAACGCTGGCCGAGACGGACGTCATCAACTCGGGGATCCGCGAAGTCCTGGATGTGACGACGCTCGAATGGGGGGTCGAAGTGACCCTGGTCGAACTCAAGGACATCCAGCTTCCGGACAGCATGAAACGTGCCATGGCCCGCCAAGCTGAGGCCGAACGTGAAAAGCGGGCAAAGATCATTGCCGCGGAGGGCGAGTCCCTGGCCGCCGCGGCGCTCGGCAAGGCCTCGGACACCATGATGGCCCACCCGTTGGCCCTTCAATTGCGGAATCTCCAGACGCTGGTGGAGCTGGGGGTGGACAAGAACTCCACGGTTGTCTTCCCCGCCCCGTTGATGAGCACCATCAGCGAATTGGGAACGTTCCTGGCCCGCGAAAACGATTCGGCAAGCCGTGCCGCGGGATCCGTGGCGGCGCTTGCCGTGAAGCCTGCCGAGGAGGAAGGGCGCCACCTGGCCGCATAG
- the argS gene encoding arginine--tRNA ligase gives MTPEELSTAISACLRDAVDAGQISVEVPEIVRVERPKSREHGDWATNIALQLGKKAGMNPRDFAQILATRLADASGVAKVDIAGPGFLNITLEAGAAGELAKTIVEAGAAYGTNEALVGHNINMEFVSANPTGPLHIGHTRWAALGDSIARVLKASGATVTSEYYINDAGNQMNIFALSVYNRLHGLPVPEGGYPGEYIKELSHAVTSAHPDIRMLTKEAALPIIRHAAYVAQMADIKETLNDFGVEFDVFFSEEELHAGGAVEDAVARLREQGHIDDTDGAVWLRTTDFGDDKDRVLIRANGEPTYFAADAAYYLSKKDRGYSEKIYLLGADHHGYVKRLEAIAAAAGDDPKVNIEVLIGQLISVNGARLSKRAGNIIELRDLINWLGADALRYSLGRYPADSPMTIDPAQLKKNTNDNPVFYVQYAHARSAAAARNAVEKGVTRTDFDATLLTHETENDLLAALGQFPSVVAQAATHREPHRVARHIELLAGAYHSWYAACRVTPIGDEPVEAIHRTRLWLNDATTQVLANGLGLLGVSAPEKM, from the coding sequence GTGACTCCTGAAGAACTCTCCACAGCCATTTCCGCTTGCCTCCGCGACGCTGTCGACGCTGGCCAGATTTCCGTTGAAGTACCCGAGATTGTGCGTGTGGAGCGACCGAAGAGTCGCGAGCACGGCGATTGGGCCACCAACATCGCCCTGCAGCTGGGCAAGAAGGCCGGGATGAACCCGCGCGACTTCGCCCAGATCCTTGCCACGCGCCTGGCAGACGCCAGCGGCGTCGCCAAGGTTGACATCGCCGGTCCTGGCTTCCTGAACATCACCCTCGAGGCCGGTGCCGCGGGCGAGCTCGCCAAGACCATCGTCGAGGCCGGTGCCGCCTACGGCACCAACGAGGCCCTGGTCGGCCACAACATCAACATGGAGTTCGTCTCCGCGAACCCGACCGGCCCGCTGCACATCGGCCACACCCGCTGGGCCGCCTTGGGCGACTCGATCGCACGCGTGCTCAAGGCCAGCGGCGCAACCGTCACTTCCGAGTACTACATCAACGACGCCGGCAACCAGATGAACATCTTTGCCCTCTCCGTCTACAACCGCCTGCACGGCCTGCCGGTGCCGGAGGGCGGCTACCCGGGCGAGTACATCAAGGAGCTGTCCCACGCCGTTACCTCGGCGCACCCGGACATCCGCATGCTCACCAAGGAAGCGGCCCTGCCGATCATCCGCCACGCCGCCTACGTGGCGCAGATGGCCGACATCAAGGAGACGCTGAACGACTTCGGCGTCGAGTTCGACGTGTTCTTCTCCGAGGAGGAGCTGCATGCCGGGGGCGCCGTCGAGGACGCCGTGGCACGCCTGCGCGAACAGGGACACATCGACGACACCGACGGCGCCGTGTGGCTGCGCACCACGGACTTCGGCGACGACAAGGACCGCGTGCTGATCCGTGCCAACGGCGAGCCCACCTACTTCGCCGCCGACGCCGCCTACTACCTTTCCAAGAAGGACCGCGGCTATTCCGAGAAGATCTACCTGCTCGGTGCCGACCACCACGGCTACGTCAAGCGCCTGGAGGCCATTGCCGCCGCCGCGGGCGACGACCCGAAGGTCAACATCGAGGTGCTGATCGGCCAGCTGATCTCCGTGAACGGCGCCCGCCTGTCCAAACGCGCCGGCAACATCATCGAGCTGCGCGACTTGATCAACTGGCTCGGCGCCGACGCGCTGCGCTACTCGCTGGGCCGCTACCCGGCCGATTCGCCGATGACGATCGACCCGGCGCAGCTGAAGAAGAACACCAACGACAACCCCGTGTTCTACGTCCAGTACGCCCACGCGCGCTCGGCCGCAGCGGCCCGCAACGCCGTCGAGAAGGGTGTCACCCGCACCGACTTCGATGCAACGCTGCTGACCCACGAAACCGAAAACGACCTGCTGGCCGCGCTCGGGCAGTTCCCGTCCGTGGTCGCCCAGGCCGCGACGCACCGCGAGCCGCACCGCGTGGCCCGCCACATCGAGCTGCTCGCCGGCGCCTACCACTCCTGGTACGCCGCCTGCCGCGTCACCCCGATCGGCGACGAGCCGGTCGAGGCCATCCACCGCACCCGACTATGGCTGAACGACGCCACCACCCAGGTCCTGGCCAACGGCCTTGGCCTGCTGGGCGTGTCCGCGCCGGAGAAGATGTAA
- the lysA gene encoding diaminopimelate decarboxylase, whose product MAFSPLAPQWLSFPEDANALRPIEWAAGVARTAGGELAVQGLPVSELAKEFGTPLFVLDENDFRARARGFKQAFDAAFAELCGGVDVYYAGKAFLSTEVARWVTAEGLRLDTCSGGEMAVARVAGVPAENLSLHGNNKSVTEISTAIEAGLGRIVVDSLDELERVAVLARGTGKRANVMLRLTPGVHASTHEFIATAHEDQKFGLSMIPVGGDVSPAAAAVSFALEHEELNLLGLHAHIGSQIFEAEGFALAAQKMLGFLAGIKEIHGVELPELDLGGGYGIAYTEVDTPSAPATLAAAMAKVVGETALELGIAVPRISIEPGRAIAGTSTFTLYEAGVRKSVQVETGDGTLVPRRYVSVDGGMSDNARPVLYDADYTAVLASRVTASEPIISRVVGKHCESGDIVVRDVYLPEDVAAGDLLAVPGTGAYCWALASNYNYLGRPAVVAVRDGAARAIIRRETEADLLARDLGA is encoded by the coding sequence ATGGCTTTTTCCCCCCTTGCACCCCAGTGGCTGTCCTTCCCCGAGGACGCCAACGCCCTGCGCCCCATCGAGTGGGCCGCGGGCGTGGCCCGTACTGCCGGCGGGGAACTGGCCGTCCAGGGCCTGCCGGTCTCGGAACTCGCCAAGGAGTTCGGCACCCCGCTGTTCGTGCTTGACGAAAACGACTTCCGGGCCCGAGCCCGCGGATTCAAGCAGGCATTCGACGCCGCCTTTGCCGAGTTGTGCGGCGGCGTGGATGTCTACTACGCCGGCAAGGCGTTCCTGAGCACCGAGGTGGCCCGCTGGGTCACCGCCGAGGGCCTGCGCCTGGACACCTGCTCCGGCGGCGAAATGGCGGTCGCCCGCGTGGCCGGCGTGCCCGCGGAGAACCTCTCGCTGCACGGCAACAACAAATCGGTCACCGAGATCAGCACGGCAATCGAGGCGGGCCTGGGCCGCATCGTCGTCGACTCGCTCGACGAGCTCGAGCGCGTCGCGGTGCTGGCCCGGGGAACCGGCAAGCGCGCCAACGTCATGCTGCGGCTGACCCCCGGCGTGCACGCCAGCACCCACGAGTTCATCGCCACCGCGCACGAGGACCAGAAGTTCGGGCTCTCCATGATCCCGGTGGGCGGGGACGTTTCCCCGGCCGCCGCGGCCGTCAGCTTTGCGCTGGAGCACGAGGAGCTGAACCTGCTGGGCCTGCACGCCCACATCGGCTCCCAGATCTTCGAGGCCGAGGGCTTTGCCCTGGCCGCGCAGAAGATGCTCGGCTTCCTGGCCGGGATCAAGGAAATCCACGGCGTGGAACTCCCGGAACTGGACCTGGGCGGCGGCTACGGCATTGCCTACACCGAGGTTGACACCCCGAGCGCCCCGGCAACGCTTGCGGCCGCCATGGCCAAGGTCGTCGGCGAAACCGCCCTCGAGCTGGGCATCGCCGTGCCGCGCATCTCCATCGAACCGGGCCGCGCCATTGCCGGCACCTCCACCTTCACCCTCTACGAGGCCGGCGTGCGCAAGAGCGTCCAGGTGGAGACCGGGGACGGCACCCTGGTGCCGCGCCGCTACGTTTCGGTCGACGGCGGCATGAGCGACAACGCCCGCCCGGTGCTCTACGACGCCGACTACACCGCCGTGCTGGCGTCCCGTGTGACGGCAAGTGAACCGATTATTTCCCGCGTGGTTGGCAAACACTGCGAGTCCGGTGACATAGTCGTAAGGGACGTTTACCTGCCCGAGGATGTTGCCGCCGGCGATCTGCTCGCCGTACCGGGAACCGGGGCGTACTGCTGGGCATTGGCCAGCAACTACAACTACCTGGGCCGCCCGGCCGTCGTTGCGGTGCGGGACGGTGCCGCACGCGCCATCATCCGCAGGGAAACCGAAGCCGATCTGTTGGCCCGCGACTTGGGAGCATAG
- a CDS encoding homoserine dehydrogenase: MKTLKVALLGCGNVGAQVARILLEDASVLADRAGAKLELTGIAVRNVATQRDGQIPAELFTTDSAALVDDADIVIELLGGLEPAGELIGRALSRGASVITGNKALLAARGAELSALAFANDAQLRYEAAVAGAIPILRPISDSLSGDRITKVMGIVNGTTNFILDAMDTTGAQFDDVLAEAQALGYAEADPTADVEGHDAAAKAAILASLAFHTDFALENVYCEGISKITAGDVAAAKDAGMVIKLLAIAERGENGIGVRVHPTLLPRTHPLAAVHGAFNAVFVEAENAGELMFYGRGAGGSPTASAVLGDTVAVARRVVSGGPLPAIATQQSVQVMDFAQAATSYAIGLRVSDEPGVLASIASIFATNGVSIEALRQTVNRDSAPAVAELRIVTHRSTESALSATVAAVAELAAVQEVISVLRVEGN; encoded by the coding sequence GTGAAGACACTGAAGGTGGCCCTGCTCGGCTGCGGCAACGTGGGTGCCCAGGTGGCACGCATCCTGCTGGAAGACGCATCGGTGCTTGCCGACCGCGCAGGGGCAAAACTCGAATTGACGGGCATTGCAGTACGCAATGTAGCAACCCAGCGCGACGGGCAGATTCCCGCCGAGCTGTTCACCACCGACTCGGCCGCCCTGGTCGACGACGCGGACATCGTCATCGAGCTGCTCGGCGGCCTCGAGCCCGCCGGCGAGCTGATCGGCCGCGCACTGAGCCGCGGCGCCTCGGTCATCACCGGAAACAAGGCGCTGCTGGCGGCCCGCGGTGCGGAACTGAGCGCCCTGGCCTTCGCCAACGACGCCCAGCTACGCTACGAGGCAGCCGTCGCCGGCGCCATCCCGATCCTGCGCCCGATCTCCGACTCGCTCTCCGGCGACCGGATCACCAAGGTCATGGGCATCGTCAACGGCACCACCAACTTCATCCTCGACGCCATGGACACCACCGGCGCCCAGTTCGACGACGTGCTCGCCGAGGCCCAGGCCCTGGGTTACGCCGAGGCGGACCCGACGGCCGACGTCGAGGGGCACGATGCCGCGGCCAAGGCCGCGATCCTCGCCTCGCTGGCCTTCCACACCGATTTCGCCCTGGAAAACGTGTACTGCGAAGGCATCTCGAAGATCACCGCCGGCGACGTGGCTGCCGCCAAGGACGCCGGAATGGTCATCAAGCTGCTGGCCATCGCCGAACGCGGCGAGAACGGCATCGGCGTGCGCGTGCACCCGACGCTGCTGCCCCGCACTCACCCGCTGGCCGCCGTGCACGGCGCGTTCAACGCGGTCTTCGTCGAGGCGGAAAACGCCGGCGAACTGATGTTCTACGGCCGCGGCGCCGGCGGATCGCCGACCGCCTCCGCGGTGCTGGGCGACACCGTCGCCGTGGCACGCCGCGTGGTTTCCGGCGGCCCGCTGCCGGCCATCGCCACCCAACAGTCCGTGCAGGTCATGGACTTCGCGCAGGCCGCCACCAGCTACGCCATCGGCCTGCGGGTCTCCGACGAACCGGGCGTGCTTGCCTCGATCGCCTCGATCTTTGCCACGAACGGCGTCTCCATCGAGGCCCTGCGCCAGACCGTGAACCGGGACTCGGCGCCTGCTGTCGCCGAGCTGCGCATCGTCACCCACCGCTCCACCGAATCCGCCCTCTCCGCCACCGTTGCGGCAGTGGCGGAGTTGGCTGCCGTCCAAGAAGTAATCTCTGTCCTGCGAGTTGAAGGAAACTAA
- the thrC gene encoding threonine synthase translates to MAHQWRGVIREYADRLPVDENTKIVTLGEGGTPLVFAPALSELTGSTVYLKVEGMNPTGSFKDRGMTMAMTAAVAAGAKAVVCASTGNTSASAAAYATQAGLKCAVLVPDGKISMGKMSQAIAHGADIIQIDGNFDNCLEVARKLSENYPVFLVNSVNPARIEGQKTGAFEVVDYLGDAPDYHVLPVGNAGNITAYWKGYKEYSSEYTNQAGDVLAPVSTKTPIMWGFQAAGAAPIVLGHPVTEPDTIATAIRIGNPASWKQAEEARDESGGIIDSVTDEEILAAHRWLSSREGVFVEPGSAAGVAGLIKHHAAGDVPTGKTIVITVTGHGLKDPDWALKTADGSEVSPTKVEFDVVAVAGALGLA, encoded by the coding sequence GTGGCCCACCAGTGGCGCGGAGTCATCCGCGAATACGCCGACCGCCTGCCCGTTGACGAAAACACCAAGATCGTCACCCTCGGCGAGGGCGGAACACCCCTGGTGTTCGCCCCGGCGCTGAGTGAACTTACCGGTTCAACCGTCTACCTGAAGGTCGAGGGCATGAACCCGACCGGGTCCTTCAAGGACCGCGGCATGACCATGGCCATGACCGCCGCCGTTGCGGCCGGCGCCAAGGCCGTTGTCTGCGCCTCCACCGGCAACACCTCGGCCTCCGCCGCCGCCTACGCAACCCAGGCCGGCCTCAAGTGCGCCGTGCTGGTCCCGGACGGAAAGATCTCCATGGGCAAGATGTCCCAGGCGATCGCCCACGGCGCGGACATCATCCAGATCGACGGCAACTTCGACAACTGCCTCGAGGTCGCCCGCAAGCTGAGCGAAAACTACCCGGTGTTCCTGGTGAACTCGGTGAACCCGGCACGCATCGAGGGCCAGAAGACCGGCGCGTTTGAGGTTGTCGACTACCTGGGCGACGCCCCGGACTACCACGTGCTGCCGGTGGGCAACGCGGGCAACATCACCGCCTACTGGAAGGGCTACAAGGAGTACTCCTCCGAGTACACCAACCAGGCCGGCGACGTGCTCGCACCGGTGTCCACCAAGACCCCGATCATGTGGGGCTTCCAGGCCGCCGGCGCCGCACCCATCGTGCTGGGCCACCCGGTGACCGAGCCGGATACCATCGCCACCGCCATCCGCATCGGCAACCCCGCATCCTGGAAGCAGGCCGAGGAGGCCCGCGACGAGTCCGGCGGAATCATCGACTCGGTGACCGACGAGGAAATCCTCGCGGCCCACCGCTGGCTCTCCTCCCGCGAGGGCGTCTTCGTGGAGCCGGGCTCCGCGGCGGGAGTCGCCGGGTTGATCAAGCACCACGCCGCGGGCGACGTGCCAACGGGCAAGACCATCGTGATCACCGTGACCGGCCACGGCCTGAAGGACCCGGACTGGGCCCTGAAGACCGCAGACGGTTCCGAGGTTTCACCGACCAAGGTCGAATTCGATGTTGTCGCCGTAGCCGGCGCACTCGGCCTTGCCTAA
- the thrB gene encoding homoserine kinase: protein MAQIQAGQTIAVHVPATTANLGPGFDVLGMALSVFDTLVVHTLAEPGVVVRMTGEGAESLPTDETHLIAKTILERWAELGYEACGLRLEATNRIPHGRGMGSSAAAMVSALAAANALLPADAQEGLEEIFQAAARWEGHPDNVAPAIFGGLTLSWVAGSGFGTLNGVLHESIVPVIAIPDVELSTHAARGLLPETVPHAVAAANGGRVGLLIHALAHEPSALLLGTEDFLHQSFRAPAMAPSAALITHLRALGHAAVVSGAGPTVLVLCAGNEEAEAVARAIAGHAADHRETSWRVQIPSVPQSGVRVEVLSTSP from the coding sequence ATGGCGCAAATACAGGCCGGACAGACCATTGCCGTGCACGTGCCGGCAACGACGGCCAACCTGGGGCCGGGCTTCGACGTGTTGGGCATGGCGTTGTCGGTGTTCGACACGCTGGTGGTCCACACGCTTGCGGAGCCCGGGGTCGTGGTCCGGATGACGGGGGAGGGCGCGGAGTCGCTGCCCACCGACGAGACCCACCTGATCGCCAAGACCATCCTGGAACGCTGGGCCGAGCTCGGCTACGAGGCCTGCGGCCTGCGCCTTGAAGCGACAAACCGCATTCCCCACGGCCGCGGCATGGGCTCCAGCGCCGCTGCCATGGTCAGTGCGTTGGCGGCAGCCAACGCACTGCTTCCCGCCGACGCGCAGGAGGGCCTGGAGGAAATCTTCCAGGCCGCCGCGCGCTGGGAAGGCCACCCGGACAACGTGGCCCCGGCCATCTTCGGGGGGCTCACTCTGTCCTGGGTTGCCGGGAGCGGATTCGGCACCCTCAACGGGGTGCTGCACGAATCGATCGTCCCGGTCATTGCCATTCCGGACGTCGAACTTTCCACCCATGCGGCCCGCGGCCTGCTGCCGGAGACGGTTCCGCATGCAGTTGCCGCCGCAAACGGCGGGCGCGTGGGGCTATTGATCCACGCATTGGCCCACGAGCCAAGCGCGTTGCTGCTTGGAACCGAGGACTTCCTGCACCAGTCGTTCAGGGCCCCGGCCATGGCCCCGAGCGCCGCACTGATCACACACCTGCGGGCCCTTGGCCACGCGGCGGTCGTATCGGGTGCCGGTCCCACGGTGTTGGTGCTGTGTGCGGGGAACGAGGAGGCCGAGGCCGTGGCGCGGGCCATCGCGGGACATGCCGCGGATCACCGCGAAACTTCTTGGCGTGTCCAGATTCCGTCTGTGCCGCAAAGCGGTGTTAGAGTAGAAGTGCTTAGCACAAGTCCCTAA
- the rho gene encoding transcription termination factor Rho: protein MTETTSLNAGVEENNASKGGGLAGLKLAQLQALASQLGITGGSRMRKSDLVTAISSHQRGGSVADRDAKAKAKAEPKVEAAAETKTEAKAPAKRTAKAAAETKTEAPAEASEAPASEDRVPRRGRSRRAESTGTVAAPAVATETAEVAEAPAAEERAPRRNSRNRRAESAPSAPAAEGKPAAATAETAESATAVASEGETAEGTHEGRPERSERNDRNRNRRDRNRNRRESNVEQAESVEAPEAAEEKAVEKPAEKAEERVRESAEDRNANRRERNRERNERNRERNRERNERGGNERGNDRGERNERGDRNDRNDRNSRNRRNRNQPDVDDTEMNENDVLLPVAGILDVLDNYAFIRTTGYLAGPNDVYVTLNQVKKYNLRKGDAVVGAIRAPRENENANTRAKFNALVKLTAINGKTPEENANRVDFSKLVPLYPKDRLRLETDPKLVGPRVIDLVAPIGKGQRGLIVSPPKAGKTLILQSIANAITINNPEVHLMMVLVDERPEEVTDMQRTVKGEVIASTFDRPADDHTTVAELAIERAKRLVEMGMDVVVLLDSMTRLGRAYNLAAPASGRILSGGVDSSALYPPKRFFGAARNIENGGSLTILATALVETGSKMDEVIFEEFKGTGNMELRLSRKLADKRIFPAVDVNESGTRREENLLSPDEVRIMWRLRRVLSGLDTQQALETLTGKIRETSSNAEFLMLINKTTLGSKNDA, encoded by the coding sequence GTGACCGAAACCACCAGCCTGAATGCAGGCGTGGAAGAAAACAACGCATCCAAGGGCGGCGGACTTGCCGGCCTTAAGCTTGCACAATTGCAGGCGCTTGCGTCCCAGCTGGGTATCACCGGCGGATCCCGGATGCGCAAGAGCGATCTTGTCACCGCGATTTCCAGCCACCAGCGCGGTGGCTCCGTAGCCGACCGCGATGCCAAGGCCAAGGCCAAGGCCGAACCGAAGGTGGAAGCGGCAGCGGAAACCAAGACAGAGGCCAAGGCCCCGGCCAAGCGCACCGCCAAGGCTGCCGCGGAAACCAAGACCGAAGCTCCGGCCGAGGCTTCAGAGGCGCCCGCCTCCGAGGACCGCGTACCGCGCCGCGGCCGCAGCCGTCGTGCCGAATCCACCGGAACCGTGGCCGCTCCGGCCGTGGCAACGGAAACCGCCGAGGTCGCCGAGGCGCCCGCCGCCGAGGAACGCGCACCGCGTCGCAACTCCCGCAACCGCCGCGCCGAGTCCGCTCCCAGCGCGCCCGCAGCCGAAGGCAAGCCTGCGGCGGCAACCGCCGAGACCGCCGAGTCCGCGACCGCCGTTGCAAGCGAGGGCGAGACCGCCGAGGGCACCCACGAGGGCCGCCCGGAGCGAAGCGAGCGCAACGACCGCAACCGCAACCGCCGCGACCGCAACCGCAACCGCCGCGAGAGCAACGTTGAACAGGCCGAATCCGTGGAGGCCCCCGAGGCCGCCGAGGAAAAGGCCGTCGAAAAGCCTGCCGAGAAGGCCGAGGAGCGCGTGCGCGAGTCCGCCGAGGACCGCAACGCCAACCGCCGCGAGCGCAACCGCGAACGCAACGAACGCAACCGCGAGCGCAACCGCGAACGCAACGAGCGTGGCGGCAACGAGCGCGGCAACGACCGTGGCGAACGCAATGAACGTGGCGATCGCAACGACCGCAATGACCGTAACTCCCGCAACCGCCGCAACCGCAACCAGCCGGATGTCGACGACACCGAGATGAACGAGAACGACGTGCTGCTGCCCGTCGCCGGCATCTTGGACGTGCTGGACAACTACGCGTTCATCCGCACCACCGGCTACCTTGCCGGCCCGAACGACGTCTACGTGACCCTGAACCAGGTCAAGAAGTACAACCTGCGCAAGGGCGACGCCGTCGTTGGTGCCATCCGTGCACCGCGCGAGAACGAGAACGCCAACACCCGCGCCAAGTTCAATGCCCTGGTGAAGCTGACGGCCATCAACGGCAAGACCCCGGAAGAGAACGCCAACCGCGTTGACTTCTCCAAGCTGGTCCCGCTGTACCCGAAGGACCGCCTGCGCCTGGAGACCGACCCGAAGCTGGTCGGCCCGCGTGTCATCGACCTGGTTGCCCCGATCGGCAAGGGCCAGCGCGGCCTGATCGTTTCGCCGCCGAAGGCCGGCAAGACGCTGATCCTGCAGTCGATCGCGAACGCCATCACCATCAACAACCCCGAGGTCCACCTCATGATGGTGTTGGTTGACGAGCGTCCCGAAGAAGTCACCGACATGCAGCGCACCGTCAAGGGCGAGGTCATTGCCTCGACCTTCGACCGCCCGGCCGACGACCACACCACCGTCGCCGAGCTCGCCATCGAGCGCGCCAAGCGCCTGGTGGAAATGGGCATGGACGTCGTGGTCCTGCTGGACTCGATGACCCGCCTGGGCCGTGCGTACAACCTGGCGGCCCCGGCCTCCGGACGCATCCTCTCCGGCGGCGTCGATTCCTCGGCGCTGTACCCGCCGAAGCGCTTCTTCGGTGCAGCCCGCAACATCGAAAACGGCGGCTCGCTGACCATCCTGGCCACCGCGCTCGTCGAGACCGGTTCCAAGATGGACGAGGTCATCTTCGAGGAGTTCAAGGGCACCGGCAACATGGAACTCCGCCTGTCCCGCAAGCTCGCGGACAAGCGCATCTTCCCGGCCGTCGATGTCAACGAGTCGGGCACCCGCCGCGAAGAGAACCTGCTGTCCCCGGACGAGGTTCGCATCATGTGGCGCCTGCGCCGCGTGCTCTCGGGCCTCGACACGCAGCAGGCACTGGAAACCCTCACGGGCAAGATCCGCGAGACCTCCTCGAACGCCGAGTTCCTGATGCTCATCAACAAGACCACGCTGGGTTCCAAGAACGACGCCTAG
- the prfA gene encoding peptide chain release factor 1 — protein MFESVKGLLDEHAALQAQLSDPAVYQDQGLARKLGRRSAQLNGIVEAHKRWKQMTEDLEAAREMAEEDPDFADEVAELEEAMPAAEEKLRRLLIPRDPNDARDVILEVKGGEGGDEAALFAADLLRMYTRYAEAKGWKTEMISFNESDLGGYKDAQVAIKGKSNDPAEGVYAHLKFEGGVHRVQRVPQTESQGRIHTSAAGVLILPEVDEPEEVEIHANDLKIDVYRSSGPGGQSVNTTDSAVRITHLPTGIVVAMQNEKSQLQNREAGMRVLRSRILAHQQAIIDAENSDIRKSQVRTMDRSERIRTYNYPENRIADHRTGYKAYNLDAVMNGDLDPLINSCIEMDEQQRLDAIGGDKD, from the coding sequence ATGTTTGAGTCCGTCAAGGGACTACTCGATGAGCACGCTGCCCTGCAGGCCCAGCTCTCGGACCCCGCCGTTTACCAGGACCAGGGCCTTGCCCGCAAGCTCGGACGCCGCTCCGCCCAGCTCAACGGCATCGTCGAGGCGCACAAGCGCTGGAAGCAGATGACCGAGGACCTCGAGGCAGCCCGCGAAATGGCCGAGGAAGACCCGGACTTCGCCGACGAGGTCGCCGAGCTCGAGGAGGCCATGCCGGCAGCCGAGGAAAAGCTCCGCCGCCTGCTGATCCCGCGCGACCCCAACGATGCACGCGACGTCATCCTCGAGGTCAAGGGTGGCGAAGGCGGCGACGAGGCCGCGCTGTTCGCGGCGGATCTGCTGCGCATGTACACCCGCTACGCGGAAGCCAAGGGCTGGAAGACCGAGATGATCTCGTTCAACGAGTCGGACCTCGGCGGCTACAAGGACGCCCAGGTTGCCATCAAGGGTAAGTCGAACGACCCGGCTGAGGGCGTGTACGCGCACCTGAAGTTCGAGGGCGGCGTGCACCGAGTGCAGCGCGTGCCGCAGACCGAGTCCCAGGGACGCATCCACACCTCGGCCGCCGGCGTGTTGATCCTTCCCGAGGTCGACGAGCCCGAAGAGGTCGAGATCCACGCGAACGACCTGAAGATCGACGTGTACCGGTCCTCGGGCCCCGGCGGCCAGTCCGTGAACACCACCGACTCCGCGGTGCGCATCACCCACCTTCCCACGGGCATCGTGGTGGCAATGCAGAACGAGAAGTCGCAGCTGCAGAACCGCGAGGCGGGCATGCGCGTGCTGCGTTCGCGCATCCTTGCGCACCAGCAGGCAATCATCGACGCGGAGAACTCCGACATCCGCAAGTCGCAGGTGCGCACCATGGACCGCTCCGAGCGCATCCGCACCTACAACTACCCCGAAAACCGCATCGCCGACCACCGCACAGGGTACAAGGCCTACAACCTTGATGCGGTCATGAACGGCGACCTTGATCCGTTGATCAACTCCTGCATCGAAATGGACGAGCAGCAGCGTCTGGACGCCATCGGCGGGGACAAGGACTAA